One Mesorhizobium sp. L-2-11 genomic region harbors:
- a CDS encoding urease subunit gamma — MNLTPREKDKLLIAMAAMVARKRLERGVKLNHPEAIALITDFVVEGARDGRQVAELMEAGAHVVTRAQVMEGIAEMIHDVQVEATFPDGTKLVTVHEPIR, encoded by the coding sequence ATGAACCTGACGCCAAGGGAAAAGGACAAGCTGCTCATCGCGATGGCAGCGATGGTGGCGCGCAAGCGGCTCGAACGCGGCGTCAAGCTCAATCACCCGGAGGCGATCGCGCTGATCACCGACTTCGTCGTCGAGGGTGCCCGCGACGGCCGCCAGGTCGCCGAGCTGATGGAGGCCGGCGCCCACGTCGTCACCCGCGCGCAGGTGATGGAGGGCATCGCCGAGATGATCCACGACGTCCAGGTCGAGGCGACGTTTCCCGACGGCACCAAGCTGGTGACCGTGCACGAGCCAATAAGGTGA
- a CDS encoding urease accessory protein UreD — translation MIGHDLTFVAPAQRVAGTARLACERNGGRTRLRRLYQDGSAKIRMPAVSADPLEAVLINTAGGLTGGDRLGWEVDVGPGACASITTQACEKIYRAAADRAEVRVKLTVGAGGRIAWLPQETIVFDRSAFARRLELELAAGAEALVLEATVFGRLAMGECAAHGSFHDRWRVSQHGALVHAEDFRIGPDIATILGRSAVAGGAIAMATMLMISPRVEALLDPARDIIGGQGDASVWSVKKSGKLLARLFAEDGYQLRKRLVPLVELLNGRAGLPKLWSL, via the coding sequence ATGATCGGACATGACCTGACCTTTGTGGCGCCGGCCCAGCGCGTCGCCGGAACGGCGCGGCTTGCCTGTGAAAGGAATGGCGGCCGCACGCGGCTTCGGCGGCTTTATCAGGATGGGTCCGCCAAGATCCGCATGCCGGCCGTGTCGGCCGATCCGCTCGAGGCCGTGCTGATCAACACCGCCGGCGGGCTGACCGGCGGCGACCGCCTCGGCTGGGAGGTCGATGTCGGCCCCGGCGCCTGCGCCAGCATAACCACCCAGGCCTGCGAGAAAATCTACCGCGCCGCAGCCGATCGCGCCGAGGTGCGGGTGAAGCTGACCGTCGGCGCTGGCGGCCGCATCGCCTGGCTGCCGCAGGAAACCATCGTCTTCGATCGATCGGCCTTCGCCCGCAGGCTCGAGCTGGAGCTTGCCGCCGGCGCCGAGGCGCTGGTGCTCGAGGCGACCGTCTTCGGCCGCCTCGCCATGGGCGAATGTGCGGCGCACGGCAGCTTCCACGACCGCTGGCGCGTCAGTCAGCACGGAGCGCTCGTTCATGCCGAGGATTTCCGCATCGGGCCGGACATTGCGACCATTCTTGGCCGTTCCGCCGTGGCCGGCGGCGCCATCGCCATGGCGACGATGCTGATGATCTCGCCGCGGGTCGAGGCTTTGCTCGATCCGGCCCGGGACATCATCGGTGGCCAGGGCGACGCCAGCGTCTGGAGCGTGAAGAAATCTGGCAAGCTTCTTGCGAGGCTGTTTGCCGAGGACGGTTACCAGCTGCGCAAGCGGCTGGTTCCGCTCGTCGAATTGCTCAACGGACGGGCGGGTCTGCCCAAATTATGGTCACTCTGA
- the ureC gene encoding urease subunit alpha — protein sequence MARITRAAYAQMYGPTVGDKVRLADTELFIEVEKDFTLHGEEVKFGGGKVIRDGMGQSQVSRAQGAVDTVITNALVVDASGGIFKADIGLLDGRIAAIGKAGNPDMQDGVTIIIGPGTEIIAGEGKILTAGGFDAHIHFICPQQIEEALMSGITTMLGGGTGPAHGTLATTCTPGPWHLARMIQSFDAFPMNIGLSGKGNASLPAALEEMVLGGACSLKLHEDWGTTPAAIDCCLSVADNYDVQVMIHTDTLNESGFVENTVAAIKGRTIHAFHTEGAGGGHAPDIIKVCGLPNVIPSSTNPTRPYTVNTLAEHLDMLMVCHHLSPSIPEDIAFAESRIRKETIAAEDILHDIGAFSIISSDSQAMGRVGEVAIRTWQTADKMKRQRGSLPQETGDNDNFRVRRYIAKYTINPAIAHGLSNEIGSVAVGKRADLVLWNPAFFGVKPDMVLIGGMIAAAPMGDPNASIPTPQPMHYRPMFGAYGKAMTNSSVTFVSRAALDAGLRARLGVDKQMVAVANTRGGIGKHSMVLNDATPHVEVDPETYEVRADGELLTCEPATVLPMAQRYFLF from the coding sequence ATGGCTAGAATCACCCGCGCCGCCTATGCGCAGATGTACGGCCCGACCGTCGGCGACAAGGTACGGCTTGCCGATACCGAGTTGTTCATCGAGGTCGAGAAGGATTTTACCCTGCATGGCGAAGAGGTAAAATTCGGCGGCGGCAAGGTCATCCGCGACGGCATGGGCCAGAGCCAGGTGTCCCGCGCCCAAGGCGCGGTCGACACCGTCATCACCAATGCGCTGGTCGTCGATGCCTCGGGCGGCATCTTCAAGGCCGATATCGGCCTTCTGGATGGCCGCATCGCCGCGATCGGCAAGGCCGGCAATCCGGACATGCAAGACGGCGTCACCATCATCATCGGTCCCGGCACCGAAATCATCGCCGGCGAGGGCAAAATCCTCACCGCCGGCGGCTTCGACGCGCATATCCACTTCATCTGCCCGCAGCAGATCGAGGAGGCGCTGATGTCAGGCATCACCACCATGCTCGGCGGCGGCACCGGACCGGCGCATGGCACGCTGGCGACCACCTGCACGCCTGGGCCGTGGCATCTGGCGCGCATGATCCAGTCCTTCGACGCCTTCCCAATGAACATCGGCCTGTCCGGCAAGGGCAACGCCTCGTTGCCGGCCGCGCTTGAAGAGATGGTGCTGGGCGGCGCCTGCTCGCTTAAGTTGCACGAGGACTGGGGCACGACGCCGGCGGCGATCGACTGCTGCCTGTCGGTCGCCGACAACTATGACGTGCAGGTGATGATCCACACCGACACGCTGAACGAGTCCGGCTTTGTCGAGAACACGGTGGCGGCGATCAAGGGCCGCACCATCCACGCCTTCCACACCGAAGGCGCCGGCGGCGGCCATGCGCCCGACATCATTAAGGTTTGCGGCCTGCCCAACGTCATCCCGTCGTCGACCAATCCGACCCGGCCCTACACCGTCAACACGCTGGCCGAGCATCTCGACATGCTGATGGTCTGCCATCATCTGTCGCCGTCGATCCCCGAAGACATCGCCTTTGCCGAAAGCCGTATCCGCAAGGAAACCATCGCCGCCGAAGACATTTTGCACGACATCGGCGCCTTCTCGATCATCTCGTCGGACAGCCAGGCGATGGGCCGCGTCGGCGAAGTGGCGATCCGCACCTGGCAGACCGCCGACAAGATGAAGCGCCAGCGCGGTTCGCTGCCGCAGGAGACCGGCGACAACGACAATTTCCGCGTCCGCCGCTACATCGCCAAATACACGATCAACCCGGCCATCGCGCATGGCCTGTCGAACGAGATCGGCTCGGTGGCGGTCGGCAAGCGCGCCGATCTGGTGCTGTGGAACCCGGCCTTCTTCGGCGTCAAGCCCGACATGGTGCTGATCGGCGGCATGATCGCCGCCGCCCCGATGGGCGATCCCAACGCCTCGATCCCGACGCCGCAGCCGATGCACTACCGGCCGATGTTCGGCGCCTATGGCAAGGCGATGACCAATTCGTCGGTGACTTTTGTCTCACGGGCGGCGCTCGATGCCGGCCTGCGCGCCCGGCTCGGCGTCGACAAGCAGATGGTCGCCGTCGCCAACACCCGCGGCGGCATCGGCAAGCATTCGATGGTGCTCAACGACGCCACCCCGCATGTCGAGGTCGACCCCGAAACCTACGAAGTCCGCGCCGACGGCGAACTCTTGACCTGCGAGCCGGCCACCGTGCTGCCGATGGCGCAGAGGTACTTTTTGTTTTGA
- a CDS encoding acyl carrier protein — MADQLATDIIAKIKAHAEPGGEEITTSTELTSLGIHSLELTEIIFDLEEQYGIEIEMNTVDAWSNLKNVGDMVEAVRALIAKKA, encoded by the coding sequence ATGGCTGACCAGCTGGCAACGGACATCATCGCGAAGATCAAGGCTCATGCCGAGCCGGGTGGCGAAGAAATCACCACCAGCACCGAACTGACCTCGCTTGGCATCCATTCGCTGGAACTGACGGAGATCATCTTCGACCTCGAGGAACAGTATGGCATCGAGATCGAAATGAACACGGTCGATGCCTGGAGCAATTTGAAGAACGTCGGCGACATGGTCGAGGCGGTTCGCGCGCTGATCGCGAAAAAAGCCTGA
- the ureE gene encoding urease accessory protein UreE has protein sequence MKLDIRTDFTKFPRAVSVLTAGEAGTVTPYDRAVLAHDERHLRRRAIETVRSDRVLVDLPEPVALNHGDRLVLEDGRHIEIVAAEEPLYDIRAESAVHLAELAWHIGNRHLAAAIEADRILILRDHVIKAMLEGLGATVSDVSEPFKPLRGAYSGHSHAHAHAEAHAHSEPHSHTHSESHTHSHAHDHDHSHDHD, from the coding sequence ATGAAGCTCGACATCCGCACCGATTTCACCAAATTCCCGCGTGCCGTCTCGGTGCTCACCGCCGGCGAAGCCGGAACTGTCACCCCGTATGATCGTGCCGTTTTGGCCCATGACGAGCGGCATTTGCGTCGCCGCGCCATCGAAACGGTCCGTAGCGATAGAGTGCTGGTCGACCTGCCCGAACCGGTGGCCCTGAACCACGGCGACCGGCTGGTGCTGGAGGATGGCCGCCACATCGAGATCGTCGCGGCCGAAGAACCGCTCTACGACATCCGTGCCGAGAGCGCCGTGCACCTGGCCGAGCTTGCCTGGCATATCGGCAACCGCCACCTGGCTGCTGCCATCGAGGCTGACCGCATCCTCATCCTGCGCGATCATGTCATCAAGGCGATGCTGGAAGGGTTGGGCGCCACGGTGAGCGACGTCTCCGAACCGTTCAAGCCGCTGCGCGGCGCCTATTCCGGGCACAGTCACGCTCATGCCCATGCCGAGGCGCATGCGCACAGCGAGCCGCATTCCCATACCCATAGCGAATCGCATACCCACAGCCATGCGCACGACCATGACCATTCGCACGATCATGACTGA
- a CDS encoding DUF1272 domain-containing protein produces the protein MLELRPNCECCDKDLPPEATDALICTFECTFCAECVDRVLGGICPNCGGNFSARPIRPAAMLNKYPASTKRVLKAEGCGPARNAA, from the coding sequence ATGCTTGAGCTGCGCCCCAACTGCGAATGCTGCGACAAGGACCTGCCGCCCGAGGCGACGGATGCGCTGATCTGCACCTTCGAGTGCACCTTCTGCGCCGAGTGCGTGGACCGTGTGCTGGGCGGCATCTGCCCGAATTGCGGCGGCAATTTTTCAGCGCGCCCGATCCGGCCGGCAGCGATGCTGAACAAATATCCCGCCTCGACAAAGCGCGTCCTCAAGGCCGAAGGCTGCGGCCCGGCCCGCAACGCCGCGTGA
- a CDS encoding glutathione S-transferase family protein — protein sequence MTDLSAFPIATRWPASHPDRLQLYSYPTPNGVKVSIALEELGLPYEAHAVHIGKDENSTPEFLSLNPNGKIPAMIDPDGPGGKPIGLFESGAILLYLTDKTGRLIPADPARRYETIQWVFFQMASIGPIFGQVGFFHKFAGREIADKRPLARYRDESRRLIGVLETRLKGRSWIMDDDYTIADISMLGWVRNLIGFYEARELVGFDDFSHVAAWLERGLARPAVQRGLAIPARG from the coding sequence ATGACCGACCTGTCCGCCTTTCCGATCGCCACGCGCTGGCCGGCCAGCCATCCCGACCGCCTCCAGCTCTATTCGTACCCGACGCCGAACGGGGTAAAAGTGTCGATCGCGCTGGAGGAACTCGGCCTGCCTTACGAGGCCCATGCGGTGCACATCGGCAAGGACGAGAACTCGACGCCGGAATTCCTGTCGCTGAACCCGAACGGCAAGATCCCGGCGATGATCGATCCGGACGGCCCGGGCGGCAAGCCGATCGGGCTGTTCGAATCCGGCGCCATCCTGCTCTACCTCACCGACAAGACCGGCCGTCTGATCCCGGCCGACCCGGCGCGGCGTTACGAAACCATCCAGTGGGTGTTCTTCCAGATGGCCTCGATCGGGCCGATCTTCGGGCAGGTCGGTTTTTTCCACAAATTCGCCGGACGCGAGATCGCCGACAAGCGGCCGCTGGCGCGCTATCGCGACGAATCGCGGCGGCTGATCGGTGTGCTCGAGACGAGGCTGAAGGGCCGCAGCTGGATCATGGACGACGATTACACCATCGCCGATATCTCGATGCTGGGCTGGGTGCGCAATCTGATCGGTTTTTACGAGGCAAGGGAACTTGTCGGCTTCGACGATTTTTCCCATGTCGCGGCATGGCTGGAGCGCGGCCTCGCCCGACCGGCGGTGCAAAGGGGTCTAGCTATCCCCGCCCGGGGCTAG
- a CDS encoding nucleoside triphosphate hydrolase codes for MSEIAHLAATIFKRAGKARRFVVAIAGPPGAGKSTLSARLHELLPEGTAEIVPMDGFHYDDTVLERRGLRARKGAPETFDFAGFETLLKRIRAVEPDIAIPVFDRSMELSRAAASIIAADTKFILVEGNYLLLDEEPWSRLAPLFDFSIFVDVPRAELERRLLERWHEHGRSDDDARAWIASNDMPNIDRVLARRRPADLVLGAQA; via the coding sequence ATGTCCGAGATTGCCCACCTCGCCGCCACCATCTTCAAGCGCGCCGGCAAGGCGCGGCGCTTTGTCGTTGCCATCGCCGGTCCTCCGGGCGCCGGCAAGTCGACGCTGTCTGCCCGCCTGCATGAGCTGCTGCCGGAAGGCACGGCCGAAATCGTGCCTATGGATGGCTTCCATTACGACGATACCGTGCTCGAGCGGCGCGGCCTGCGCGCGCGAAAAGGCGCTCCGGAAACCTTTGACTTTGCCGGCTTCGAAACCTTGCTGAAGCGCATCCGCGCCGTCGAGCCCGACATCGCCATTCCGGTGTTCGACCGCAGCATGGAGCTGTCTCGCGCCGCTGCTTCGATCATCGCTGCCGACACCAAATTCATCCTGGTCGAAGGCAATTATCTCTTGCTTGACGAGGAACCCTGGTCGCGACTGGCGCCGCTGTTCGATTTCTCGATCTTCGTCGATGTGCCGCGCGCCGAGCTCGAGCGCCGGCTGCTCGAGCGATGGCATGAGCATGGCCGCTCCGACGACGACGCCCGCGCCTGGATCGCCTCCAACGACATGCCCAACATCGACCGCGTGCTTGCCCGCCGCCGCCCCGCCGACCTGGTGCTCGGCGCTCAGGCCTGA
- a CDS encoding urease subunit beta — MIPGEIITAGGEIELNKGRPTITMKVANSGDRPIQVGSHYHFFETNEGLKFDRDRARGMRLDIAAGTAMRFEPGQERDVTLVPLGGKREVYGFQQKIMGAL, encoded by the coding sequence ATGATCCCCGGCGAAATCATCACGGCAGGCGGCGAGATCGAACTCAACAAGGGCCGGCCGACAATCACCATGAAAGTGGCCAACAGCGGCGACCGGCCGATCCAGGTCGGCAGCCACTATCATTTCTTCGAGACCAATGAGGGGCTGAAATTCGACCGCGACAGAGCGCGCGGCATGCGCCTCGACATTGCCGCCGGCACCGCGATGCGCTTCGAGCCCGGCCAGGAGCGCGACGTCACCTTGGTGCCGCTCGGCGGCAAGCGCGAGGTCTACGGGTTCCAGCAAAAAATCATGGGCGCGCTGTGA
- a CDS encoding beta-ketoacyl-[acyl-carrier-protein] synthase family protein yields the protein MHKRVVITGIGGICGLGTNVPAIWDEMRAGRSAIGPIVNSELHDLKIRVGCEIRTLPEHGIDRKQVVSMDRFSLLATIAAREAAQQAGLTSHAANTYRMGAVVGVGVCGWEAIEESYRAILLEGRNRTGIFTVPKVMPGAAAGHVSMNLGLRGPVFGVTSACSSSNHAIASAVDQIRLGRADVMLAGGTDAPLVWGILKGWEALRVLAPDTCRPFSADRQGLVLGEGAGMVVLETYEHAMARGATILAEIAGAGLSGDASDIVAPTIEGPEAAMRFCLVDARLNPEDIDYINAHGTGTKANDQIETAAIKRVFGDHAQRLSISSTKSMHAHCLGASGALELIACVMAIREGIVSPTANFRETDADCDLDITPNVARERKVRAAISNGFAFGGTNAVLAFKAV from the coding sequence ATGCACAAGCGCGTCGTCATTACCGGCATCGGCGGCATCTGCGGGCTCGGCACCAATGTGCCGGCGATCTGGGACGAGATGCGCGCCGGCCGCTCGGCCATCGGCCCGATCGTCAATTCGGAGCTGCATGACCTGAAAATCAGGGTCGGCTGCGAAATCAGAACGCTTCCCGAGCACGGCATCGATCGCAAGCAGGTCGTCTCGATGGATCGCTTCAGCCTGTTGGCGACGATCGCCGCGCGGGAGGCCGCGCAGCAGGCCGGGCTAACTTCGCACGCGGCCAACACCTACCGGATGGGCGCCGTCGTCGGCGTCGGCGTCTGCGGCTGGGAGGCGATCGAAGAGAGCTATCGCGCCATCCTGCTCGAAGGCAGGAACCGCACCGGCATCTTCACCGTGCCGAAAGTGATGCCGGGCGCTGCGGCCGGCCATGTCAGCATGAATCTCGGCCTGCGCGGACCGGTCTTCGGCGTCACCTCGGCCTGCTCCTCGTCCAACCACGCCATTGCCTCGGCGGTAGACCAGATCAGGCTCGGCCGCGCCGACGTCATGCTCGCCGGCGGCACCGATGCGCCGCTGGTCTGGGGCATCCTGAAGGGCTGGGAGGCGCTGCGGGTGCTGGCGCCCGACACCTGCCGGCCGTTTTCGGCCGATCGCCAGGGCCTGGTGCTCGGCGAAGGCGCCGGCATGGTCGTGCTGGAAACCTACGAGCATGCCATGGCGCGCGGCGCCACTATACTCGCCGAAATCGCCGGCGCCGGCCTTTCCGGCGATGCCTCCGACATCGTCGCGCCGACCATCGAAGGGCCGGAGGCGGCGATGCGCTTCTGCCTCGTCGATGCCAGGCTCAACCCGGAAGACATCGACTACATCAATGCGCATGGCACCGGCACCAAGGCCAACGACCAGATCGAGACGGCGGCGATCAAGCGGGTCTTCGGCGATCATGCCCAAAGGCTTTCGATCTCCTCGACCAAGTCGATGCATGCCCACTGCCTCGGCGCATCGGGCGCGCTCGAGCTGATCGCCTGCGTGATGGCGATCCGCGAAGGCATCGTGTCGCCCACCGCCAATTTTCGCGAAACCGACGCCGATTGCGATCTCGACATCACGCCCAACGTGGCGCGCGAGCGCAAGGTGCGCGCGGCGATCAGCAACGGCTTCGCCTTCGGCGGCACCAATGCGGTGCTGGCGTTCAAGGCGGTCTGA